A single Paenibacillus sp. FSL R5-0517 DNA region contains:
- a CDS encoding general stress protein — MNSTNEQAYAKVVENGVQAVEAVKELQITGYLADHIFVLAHEKDRTDRIADTADAKEIGIKEEGVFDSMANLFRSRGDELRAKIVSMGFTEAEADFYESELYKGKVLVIAKKKD, encoded by the coding sequence ATGAATTCAACCAATGAGCAAGCTTATGCTAAAGTGGTAGAAAACGGAGTCCAAGCGGTAGAAGCGGTGAAAGAATTGCAGATTACCGGATACCTTGCTGATCATATCTTTGTTCTCGCCCATGAGAAGGATCGTACAGATCGAATTGCCGATACAGCAGATGCCAAAGAAATTGGCATAAAGGAAGAAGGCGTATTTGATTCCATGGCGAATCTGTTCCGCTCACGCGGTGATGAACTCCGGGCCAAAATTGTTTCGATGGGCTTTACTGAAGCCGAAGCTGACTTTTACGAGAGTGAGTTGTATAAAGGTAAAGTACTCGTCATTGCTAAAAAGAAAGATTGA
- a CDS encoding DUF948 domain-containing protein — protein sequence MIYQISVALIAVAFAVLVFFLIRTLKSAQGSLDNVSQTLQEVQKTIDELSYEVKQTVRHANDITVDVQHKMKKIDPVMESVENLGEVLNEVTAAAKQVSTTLMARFQTKRNHAEDKTHAEPSHVTAPPATSTDRTLLSYEATYNGDAKGGKNWMKYVDVAANVWQRMRK from the coding sequence ATGATCTATCAAATTAGCGTGGCCCTGATTGCAGTGGCATTTGCAGTCCTTGTTTTCTTTTTAATTCGTACCTTGAAATCCGCTCAGGGTTCCTTGGACAATGTCTCACAGACGTTGCAGGAGGTACAGAAGACCATTGATGAACTTAGTTATGAAGTGAAGCAAACGGTAAGACACGCCAATGATATTACGGTGGATGTCCAGCACAAAATGAAAAAAATTGATCCTGTGATGGAATCTGTTGAGAATCTTGGTGAAGTGTTGAATGAAGTGACGGCGGCAGCCAAACAAGTCTCCACGACGCTGATGGCCAGATTTCAGACGAAACGAAACCATGCCGAAGATAAAACGCACGCTGAACCGTCTCATGTAACGGCACCACCTGCTACATCAACGGATCGTACCTTGCTATCCTATGAAGCTACATATAATGGTGATGCTAAGGGCGGGAAGAACTGGATGAAGTATGTCGATGTGGCCGCGAATGTATGGCAACGAATGCGTAAATAA
- a CDS encoding DUF1328 domain-containing protein, with the protein MLKWSVLFLIIALVAGIFGFFGIVEAAASIAKVLFFIFVVLFVISLITGRSRMR; encoded by the coding sequence ATGTTGAAATGGTCTGTATTATTTCTAATTATTGCACTGGTCGCAGGTATTTTTGGATTCTTCGGTATTGTTGAAGCAGCTGCTTCAATCGCGAAAGTACTCTTCTTCATCTTTGTTGTACTGTTCGTCATCTCCCTCATTACGGGACGCAGCCGAATGCGATAA
- a CDS encoding cation diffusion facilitator family transporter, which yields MNAYEEIRKGERGAWVSIVAYLVLSAFKLICGYVFASSALLADGFNNLTDIVASVAVLIGLRISQKPPDSDHAYGHFRAETVAALVASFIMAMVGLQVLVEAVRSWYEGAFVAPNLWAAAVAVVCAVVMLGVYRYNHRLAKQINSQALMAAAKDNRSDAWVSIGAAVGIIGAQFGLPWLDKVAAIAVGLLICKTAWEIFRDSTHRLTDGFDQKELTDLRSSVARVPGVEKIKDVKARVHGSHVLVDVVIEVDGGLTLIEGHQICDRVEERLKRSHNIMHVHVHVEPKTEEVTGNP from the coding sequence TTGAACGCTTATGAAGAAATTCGAAAAGGGGAGCGAGGGGCTTGGGTTAGTATTGTAGCCTATCTCGTCTTGTCCGCCTTTAAGCTGATCTGTGGATATGTATTTGCTTCCAGCGCCTTGTTGGCCGATGGTTTTAATAACCTTACGGATATTGTGGCATCTGTTGCTGTATTGATCGGGCTTCGGATCTCCCAGAAACCACCTGATTCGGATCATGCCTATGGTCATTTTAGAGCGGAGACTGTTGCTGCTTTGGTGGCTTCATTTATTATGGCTATGGTTGGGCTGCAAGTATTGGTTGAAGCGGTTCGCTCCTGGTATGAGGGAGCCTTTGTTGCTCCAAACCTCTGGGCGGCAGCTGTGGCTGTAGTCTGTGCTGTGGTGATGTTAGGCGTGTATCGTTACAATCACCGTCTGGCTAAACAGATTAATAGTCAGGCCCTGATGGCCGCGGCAAAAGATAATCGTTCGGATGCCTGGGTCAGCATAGGCGCTGCCGTTGGAATTATAGGTGCGCAGTTCGGACTCCCGTGGTTGGATAAAGTAGCTGCCATTGCTGTAGGTCTGTTAATCTGCAAGACGGCTTGGGAGATTTTTCGGGATTCTACCCATCGTCTTACCGATGGATTTGATCAAAAAGAGCTGACGGATCTCAGATCCTCCGTAGCTCGTGTTCCCGGTGTTGAGAAAATCAAGGATGTCAAGGCACGTGTGCATGGAAGTCATGTACTTGTGGATGTGGTTATCGAAGTGGATGGAGGCCTAACCTTGATTGAAGGCCATCAAATCTGTGACAGAGTGGAAGAGCGTCTGAAACGATCGCATAACATCATGCATGTACATGTACATGTTGAACCAAAGACAGAAGAAGTCACAGGGAACCCTTGA